Part of the Rhinoderma darwinii isolate aRhiDar2 chromosome 2, aRhiDar2.hap1, whole genome shotgun sequence genome, AGTTATCGGCCAGTCATGCTACTACAGAATGACAGCATAAACCTTCAGAAGTATCCCTACTCCAATGAAGACGAAGCTTGGTCTAAGTATTTGGACAACCCTATGACAGCAGCTACCAAAGCAATGATGAGAGCAAACGGGGATGATGATGGAGTTGCTGCACTGAGTCTTCTCTATGATTATTACAGGGTAATTCATTGTTCATTTATTCTCAATAATAACAATACCTGTTATGCCCTGACTAGACTGAAAGGACATCCATGATTGAGCTAACATTAATGCTGAATTCTTTCTATTTAGAAGTCTCAGACAAGTCTAATCCATCTCTTGTTTTATAGCGTTACTGAtgcgttttgttgttttttgttccatttttttttcctaacacTGTAATATCTAAAAGCCAATATGAGGGTGGAATATATTTTACCTAAAGATATTGATATTTTATGCTAATGATTATGATATTTCTTAGGTACCAAGAGAAAAAAGAATAATTTCACCCAGTTCAACAGAACGCTGTGAACAAGTGAAAAGGTGAGGCTCGATATTTCGTTTtagagtattagggcatgaccacacatggcggaattcctccgcaactgtccgcatcaatgccgcacagaatctgcgttgcagattctgcagcggatctgcacaaaatgtgcagaaaattgatgcggactggccgctgcggactgcaggaaaagtgcttctcttctccctattcagtgcaggatagagagaagggacagcactttccctagtgaaagtcaaagaaattcatacttaccgcccgttgtcttggtgacgcgtccctctttcggcatccggcccgacctccctggatgacgctccagtccatgtgaccgctgcagcctgtgcttggcctgtgattggctgcagccgtcacttacactgaaacgtcatcctgggaggccggactgtagacagacgcagggagttctcggtaagtatgaacttatatttttttttacagatacatgtatattgagatcggtagtcactgtcccgggtgcagaaacagttactgccgatcgcgtaactctttcagcaccctggacagtgactatttacagacgtctcctagcaacgctcccgtcattacgggagccccattgacttcctcagtctggctgtagacctagaaatacataggtccagccagaatgaagaaatgtcatggtagtaaaaacaatacgctccgcagcacacataagatctgcggacttcattgcggaattttgactctccattgtcaatggagaaattccgccatgagtccgcaaccagtccgccactgctccgcaacagacagagcatgctgcggacaccaaattccgctccgcagcctatgctccgcagcggaattgtacgcatcgtgtaaacgaacactgctaaattaaagtgaaagtcaatggagaaacggctccgctgcggattaacgctgcggagtgtccgcagcggaatttaagtgaaattccgctatgtgtgaacccgcccttagaaaTTGCATATATTTATGTTAATACTGAGCATTAGTGACTCCTATTTGTCTGTCTCTGAATCATAGAACAGTCTTTACAAACTCTGTTTCGAGAACAAATTTATAGTAATACTTATTTCATAGTAATAGTATATGTAGTATAGTAGCTTATTTAGGCATACATGTAACTGTGATAgaactttattttatatattttttttattattcataggAACTGCATTGAATATGATTCAGACATTTCATCCTTTGAAAATTCTACCCAGCTTCTAAAGTTGTTCACTGATAGTTCATCCTCTGCTCAAGAATATACAGAAACACATAAAAAGAACAGTTATCTAACATTGGACTGCCTCGTTAACCCGAACAAACTGACTTTACCGGCAAGTAACAGCAAACTAAACAACGACACACACGAAGATTTCATGATAACATCATGTGATGTGTATGAAAAGAATCCACTCAACACTCTCTTCGAACCACTACATGTACCACAAACTCAGCAGAGATGGCAGCCAGACAGTACCTTCAAAGAGGACTCACCAGAGGTACATATATTACCCTCATTTTAGCTCTGTGTACTGTACGTAAGACTACATTTTCTTTGTATTAAAGCATCTTTTTGTTTTGTAGCCCCTTATATTCAGTGACATACTTAGGAGTCAAGCAGAGTCTACCTGCCCTGAAGACTACCTACCTGGGAAAGCAAATCGGTAAGTCTCTTTCAAagtttattagaataattttttaCTCTAAGTAATCTCTAAACTGCGTTTTCTAAGAACTATTAATGTTGCAGACATATGAGCCACATTGTGTTCCAAACTATTTCCTAAGATCCGTTGGAAAATGGCCACCACTTATCTGTAAATAAAAGAGATAATTCGATTACTGGTATTCTGTAAAATGGACTTTCTGTTTAATCCTAATTTCTACATCATGCGTAAGAAATGGACATCTTGATTGAAAGTATAAAAGCTTGTGTTATTTCTGCAGTGACTTTGAGTACACACTGGAATCCCCCAAAGCTATTCATGTGAAGTCTGGAGATTCTCCAATGGCATATCTCAACAAAGGTCAATTTTACCCTGTCAACCTGAGGATGACAGACACCAGAAAATGTTTGCAGTTGTCTTCTAATAAAGTCAAGGTATGTCTCAGGATTACCAATTGTTCTAGCAATGAAACTTAGACCCATTGGCTGTTATTAATTCTGTATTTAACAAACAACACAATCATAGACGTTACACACAGATTTTACTATCATTTGAGAACATGGTAGATGGTAGACTATGCTTCTCaacagttaaaaaaaacgtaTTTAACTGCATTGAAGGTATAATAATCGGGTAGAAACATAGCAGACATTGATAAATAGGACCACACAATAAACAAACTGAGGGACAAAAAAACATTATGGAATGGAACAAATGCATCTATTTCTGAAAGTCTAGTAAAATGACATGAGTCATTGAGAATACAAGCTTCATTCTCCAAGGCAAACAGAATGAGTCCACAAGTGGCGTTTACATACAGAGATGTGTCTCCACTGACAAACTACCCGCTTTTCAGCCTTTGTAAATGCCCCTTTTAGATGTTAAGACAATCTATAAAGAAAGACTAATGAATATCAATAGCCGCTCATGTGTACTGAGCAAACTATGCATGTTGTCCTAGTGGGATATGACTATGCATTTGGAATCTTAACTCATGATAAACCTAGTCTCCCATAAAGGAACATTTTTTTGCACCAACCTGTCCATGGAAGCCAGAAAAGCTATGGAAAGCTCACAAGGGTTATACTaagctatatatacacaccttACATTAATTTCACAAACATAGtttaatacagtatatatatatatatagtacttgtctatatatatatttgtctacatatatatatatatatatatatatatatatatatatatatatatataaaacactacGAAAATCCAAAGACGCACTGTAAATTAGTCGAAGCTTATCCCTTCACTGGTCAAGAAGGTTGGTTAGTCAGACAAATAacatgaggatttttttttagatcacaTGGTTCATTGTGTATCTAACAAAATATATATTCCTTATTAGAGCGTTGTAATGGTAGTCTTTGACAATGAGAAGAACCCAGAAGAACAGCTAAAACGTTGGAAGCATTGGCATTCCAGGCAACCAACAGCTAAGCAGAGGGTCATAGATGTCGGTAAGTTGACCTAACTTCGAATGTATTAAATGATGgtaatttttttactttgaatGTTTGGGATTCAGATCATTAGACTTATATATATCAAATGTTACTCCTCTCAGCTGACTACAAAGAAAACTGCAACACTGTAGAGAGTATTGAAGAAGTAGCATACAATGCTCTGTCCTTTATGTGGAACATCAATGAAGAAGCTAAGGTAGAGTAACATGTATGCTTTTTATGCTTCTTTATAGTGATACCATTAGTAATCTACAAGCGTTTGAATGTACGAACTAAAGTATAAATTTTTCTGTACAGTAAGTACCTAGTAACCTAATGACAGGCCCAAGTTGGAAGGGGTTTtctcacttaaagggaatgtgttgctagcaaaaaatgtatttttttttttagttaaacaattagtgtgtaggtgattaaacattgttctaattattttttattttttcacgagtcaggaaatattataaattagattctaatttataatatttcccagcactggtcactagatggagcaattcccaaaattgcagcattgtatgtggtaaagcaaccacattgctttatgctgcaaaattggaaaatccctcgctctagtgagctctcagaatccccccctcctttatcctggctagtgccgggagaaacgaggggattgaacggtcaaacctcctacactgtgtgtcgccattttttgagctaacacacagtgtagaaggtttacatacactagtaaacacacaagtccggaagccgcaaccggaagtagtaatcttactgtccggccgcgacttccggtctacaggaaaatggtgccggacggcgctcagttcaacttggactgtgtgggagcggcgcatgcgccgttcccacacagacggcgtacaccatagtggatggaacgggccccgttcgcattcactatgggactggagctgccgtattccatgtctgtatgtgtcgttaatgtatgtgtcgttaatacagaaatggaaaaaaaatggcagcccccatagggaagaaaaagtaaaagaatataaaaaagtaacacacaaacacacaaataaatacaaaagtttttaataaaaacactaacatcaaactgatataaaaaaaattttttgggtgacactgttctttTAAGACTTTGATACTATGTATCgctagaatatgtcataaatgtttgttCAGTGGGGTTTGGTTATTGACTATAATGGGCTGACCATGAGGCCTCCAAAAAAATCTAGTGAGTTGCTATCAATGCATTAAGTGAGAAAACCTATTTAAATGCTATATAGAgactaaaataaatatttattattttataatgatAAACTCAGCAATCATATATCACTGGATTGAAACTATAAACAAAAAGATAGATGTGGTTGATGCCATCTCTCTGAAGACGAAGTAGAGAGACAGTTACttggcaaagtaaaaaaaaaatctgtaaaaccgTTTTTGATACAATCTTTGTTCCCACGGTGAGAAGAGGTTCTCTCTGGGTGGGTTTGGTGCCTCAGGCAAGTGTGAATTGTTAGGATTTGTGGGGATTATCTCTAAGGGAGGAAACAGTTGGAAACATTGGCATAAGGTCAG contains:
- the GRHL3 gene encoding grainyhead-like protein 3 homolog, with product MSNELDYRPVMLLQNDSINLQKYPYSNEDEAWSKYLDNPMTAATKAMMRANGDDDGVAALSLLYDYYRVPREKRIISPSSTERCEQVKRYMNCIEYDSDISSFENSTQLLKLFTDSSSSAQEYTETHKKNSYLTLDCLVNPNKLTLPASNSKLNNDTHEDFMITSCDVYEKNPLNTLFEPLHVPQTQQRWQPDSTFKEDSPEPLIFSDILRSQAESTCPEDYLPGKANRDFEYTLESPKAIHVKSGDSPMAYLNKGQFYPVNLRMTDTRKCLQLSSNKVKSVVMVVFDNEKNPEEQLKRWKHWHSRQPTAKQRVIDVADYKENCNTVESIEEVAYNALSFMWNINEEAKIFIGINCLSTDFSSQKGVKGVPLNLQIDTYDYDTGVKRLIHRAVCQIKIFCDKGAERKMRDEERKQFRRKGKVAEPSKDIKTNVLPGYRGTDITYFRPVTDMESQPVLFIPNIHFSNLQRCGVVLPVITDNNDRLALKRSCPSFTDAFDVPPSKQHPKGSSQRVLLYVRRETEEVFDALMLKTPDLPGLRKAISEKYGVPEERICRVYKECKRGILVNIDNNIIQHYSNHMAFQFDLTDIDGNIQVTLKEL